The Sandaracinus amylolyticus genomic interval CGGACGTCGTCAGCTCTGGGTGACCGCGATCGATCCGACGCTCGTCGAGCGCGGCGAGGACCCGAGCTCGCCGCCGTACTGGCTGCCGGGCCAGGACACGCGCGCCGACGACATCGCCGCGCTGTGGGCGCCCACCGGGTGCCGCGGGCAGGGCGAGTCGTGCAGCACGTCGAGCGAGTGCTGCTCGGGCGAGTGCGCGGCGGCGGACCCGTCGATGCCCGACGTGCTCACCTGCCGGCCGCCGAGCGTGTGCCGTCGCGGCGGCGAGTCGTGCGAGACCGCGGCCGACTGCTGCAGCGGCCTCGAGTGCAACCTCGGCGTCTGCGGATACGTCCCGCCGATCTGAGCTTGCGGGAGGGGTCTTGGAAGACCCCTCCCCCCGACCGGCAAAGCCGGATCGGGGCCCCCCTCCCCAAACGCTGCGCGCGGGGCCCCAGCCCCGCTTGCTCTCGCGCGCGAGCGCGGCCTGGGCTCGCTCGCTCGACGGAACGCGCGCTCGCGTGAGCGCGACGGCCGCTCGTGCGCGCTCTTGCACGTCTCGAGCTTCGCTTCGTGAGGTCCTCATGCGTCGTCTCGCTTGCCTTCTGCTCTCGCTCGCCACCTCCGCGTGCGTCGTCGACGACGGCCCGCTCCTCCCGAGCCGCGACGCCGGCACCGACGCGCCGCAGCCCGACACCGGTCCCGGCGACGCCGGCTTCGCCTGCGAGCCCGATGCGCCCGGCTGCTTCGGCTACGTCCACTACGTCTGCGGCGCCGACGGCCACTCGCGCACCGACGAGGAGCTCTGCGAAGGCGGCTGCGATCCCGCGACGGGCTGCATCGAGTGCGTCCCCGGCTCGTTCCGCTGCGACGGCGACGTCTCGATGCGCTGCGACGAGGAGCATCGATGGCTGCCCGTCCGCGACTGCTCCGAGTGGGACGTCGCGTGCGGCGGCTCCGGCCTCTGCGACGACGCGTGCGGTCTCGCCGAGGCCGTGCGCTCGAACGTCGGCTGCGAGTACTGGGCGGTGCCGCTCGCGAACACCCTCGAGCTCGATCGCGACGTGTTCGACTTCCGCGTCGTCGTGGCGAACCCGAGCGCCGCGCCCGCGGACGTCACGATCACGCGCGGCGCGCGCCTGATCGCGCGCGAGCGCGTCGCGCCCGGAGGTCTCACCGAGATCCCGCTGCCCTGGGTCGACGGCGTGTCGTTCCCGATCGAGCCCAACGACTGGGAGAGCGTCACGACCGCCGACGGCGCGTACCGCGTGATGTCGTCGCGCCCCGTGATCGTCTCGCAGTTCAACCCGTTCCACTACGCGCGCCTGACGCGCAACTCGTTCAGCAACGACGCGTCGCTGCTGCTCCCCTCGCACGTCCTCGGCCGCGATCACGTCGCTGCCTCGTACGTGCCGATCTCGACCGTCGGCACCAACTTCGACGGCGAGCGCGTCTACCACCGCGCGCCCGGCTACGTCGCGCTCGTGGGCACCTCGAGCGAGCCGACGAACGTCGAGATCGTCGTCGGCGCGCACGTCGCCGCCGACTCCGGCGGTCGCTGGCCCGAAACGCCGCGCGGCGGGACGATTCGCTTCACGCTCGCGCGCGGCGAGGTCGCGCAGGTCGCGGCCGCGGTCCCGCCCGACTGCGGCCCCGAGCGCCCCGTGTTCAGCAACGCCAGCCCCGAGCCCGAGATCGTCGCCGGCGCGTGCCGCGAGGACGAGTACGACCTCACCGGCTCGCGCGTCACGAGCGATCGCCCGATCTCCGTCTTCGGCGGACACGTCTGCGCGTTCGTCCCCTTCGACGTCGGCATGTGCGATCACCTCGAGACGACGCTCGCGCCCGTCGAGACCTGGGGCCGCAGCTACCAGACGATGCCGATGCGCGATCCCGACACCGACGTGCCCAACACGCTGCGCATCATCGCCGCGCACGACGGCACCGAGATCACGATCGCCCCCGACGTGCGCCTCGAGGACGCGTCGCTCGACGCGGGCGAGTGGATCGAGGTCACGTTCGATCATCCCGTCTCGATCACCGCGAGCCTGCCGATCCAGGTCGTGCAGCTCTCGGTCGGTCAGATGATCACCGACCCGCCGCTCGAGCGCGGCGATCCGTCGATGACGCACCTCGTGCCCACCGAGCAGTTCCGCCGCGACTACGTCTTCGTCACGCCGTCCTCGTACACGCCGGTCGTCAACGGCCAGTCGTACCTCGTGATCTCGCGCGAGCCGAACGAGCCGATCACGCTCGACGGCCGCGCGCTCGAGGCGACGTGGACGACCGTCGGTGAGCGCGAGATCGCGACCGTGCCCGTCCCGGGCGGCACGCACGAGGTGCGAGCGGCGACGCCGGTGGGCGTGATGGTGTACGGCCTGGGCCTCTACACGTCGTACGCCTACCCCGCGGGGCTCGATCTCCGCGTGATCCCCATCTGATCGCGTGACGGCGCGCACGGCGACCCTCTTGGCGCCGCGAAATGCGGGATTGGCGCCCCCCCCGCCCGTCGGTTACACAGTCCGGTCGCTCCGGCCCCTTTCAGGGGCTGGCCCTGGCGAGACGGTGCCGTGAACCAGATCAAGCGCGTGCGCGACGGGATCATCAGCTTCGTGCTGCTGGCGCTCCCGTTCTTCGTCCTCAGCGCGCACCTGCGCGATCCCGCGCGCATCAACAGCGTCGACGAGTGGATCCTCGGCGGCACGTCGAACTTCCAGTCGGTCGCCGCGACCGCCGCGCGATGGACCTCCGACGTCTTCGAGGACTACGTCTATCTCGTCGAGGTCCGCGAGGAGAACGACCGCCTGCGCGCGCAGGTCGCGCGCCTCGAGGAAGAGCGGCAGCGCCTCGCGTCGCAGGGCATCGAGAACCGGCGCCTGCGCTCGCTGCTCCAGCTGCGCGAGCGCCTCGGCGGCGAGGTCCTCGCGGCGCAGGTGATCGGCAAGGACGTCTCGCCGTTCTTCCGCGTCACGCGCATCGAGATCGATCGCGGCGAGCGCGATCACGTGCGGCCGGGCATGCCGGTCGTCGCCGCGCAGGGCCTGGTCGGTCAGGTGCGCCGCACCTTCGGTCGCTACTGCGACGTGCTGCTCGTCGTCGACCGCACGAGCGCCGTCGACGTCACGGTCCAGCGCACCGGCGCGCGCGGCATGCTGCGCGGCACCGGCGAGAGCGAGCGCTACATGGCGCGCATCCAGTACCTCGGCCGCGAGGACGCGGTGCGCGTCGGCGATCTCGTGCACACGAGCGGCCTCGGCCAGCGCTTCCCCGCGTCGATCCTCGTCGGTCGCGTCACGCGCATCGTGCGCCAGGAGTTCGGGCTGTGGCAGGAGGTCGAGGTCACGCCGGCCGTCGACTTCTCGAGCCTCGAGGAAGTGCTCGTGCTGACCGAGGGCTCGCGCGAGCAGAGCCTCGCGCCGGCGCAGGGTGAGGACGAGCGCGACGCGCGCGCGCGTGCCGCGGAGCTCTGAGGACACGAGGCGATGCGGTTCTTCGCCAACGGAGCGATCCTCGCGTTCGGGTTCGTGCTGCTCGCGCTGCAGGCCTCGCTCGCCGCGCGCGTCTCGCTGCACCCGTTCACGCCGAACCTCGTGCTCCCGATGGTGATCTTCCTCGGCGTGCAGCCCGACGTCGGCCTGCTCCGTGGCGCGTCGCTCTCGTTCATCCTCGGCTACCTGCTCGACGCGTTCTGCGGCTCGCCGCTCGGCCTCTCCACGTTCGTGCTCGTCGCGACGTTCATGGTCGCGCGCGGCGCGGGCATCCGGCTCTTCCTGCGCGGCTCGCTGTTCCAGATCGCGCTGGTGTTCGTCGCGTCGATCCTCGCGGGTGGGACGATCCTGGCACTGCGTGCCATTTTCTCGCCGCCCGATCCGTTCCCGCTCGACATGCCCGCGAGCGGCCTCGCCGGCGATCTCGTCGCGCTCTTCACGTCGAGCGCGGGAGACGATGCGCCCCGCGTGGGCAGCGTCGTCGGCACGATCACGACGATGCTCGGCTCGGCGCTCGCGACCGCGGTGGTCGCGCCCGCGATCTTCGCGACGATGCGCCGCCTCGACGCCCTCGAGACCCGCCGCCGCGACGCCGCGGAAGGAGCGCCGGCAGAATGAACCTCCTCAGCGTACGTCGCGAGGTCGGCGAGTTCCGCAAGCGCTACAAGTGGATGGCGCTCTTCGTCATCTGCGCGTTCACGTTCCTGCTCGGCCGCGCGTTCCAGCTCCAGGTCGTCGAGCACGATCACTACGGCGCGATCGCGCGCGAGAACATCACGAAGACGCTCACGCTGCCCGCGACGCGCGGCGTGATCCGCGATCGCACCGGGCGCATCGTCGTCACGAACCGCCCTGCGTACGACGTCTACGTCACGCCGCGCCTCCTCCGCGAAGGCGACGTCGAGCGCATCGTCGAGCTGATGGGGCTCACCGGCGAGGAGCGCGCCGAATTCGAGCGCCGCCTCGGGAACGTCCCCGAGCACCGGCTCGCGCACCAGATCCGCTTCTTCACCGACGTGCGCCGGGACCAGCTCGCGTCGCTCGAGACCCACGAGCTCGACCTCCCCGCGATCGACGTCGTGGTCTCACCCCTCCGCACGTACCCCTACGAGCACCTCGGCGCGCACGCGATCGGCTACCTCAACGAGCTCACCGCCGAAGAGCTCGACGAGCTGCGCCCCGCCGGATACCGCCTCGGTGACCGCATCGGGCGAAGCGGCGTCGAGCGCGCGTGGGAGAGCTTCCTGCGCGGCCGTCGCGGCTATCGCCGCGTCCCCGTCGACGCGCGCGGTCGCATCATGGAGGGCGTCGCGATCGAAGACGGACGTCCGACGCGCGTCGATCCGGTGCCCGGGCGCGACATGACGCTCACGCTCGACATGGATCTGATGCGCATCGCGGAGCGCGCGTTCCGTGGCCATCCGAGCGGCGCGGTCGTCGTCGTCGACGTGAACACCGGCGCGGTGCGCGCGCTCTTCAGCAAGCCGAGCTACGACCTCAACGAGCTCACGAGCGGCATGAGCCGCGATCGCTACGCGGAGATGCGCGACCCGCGATCGTTCCGTCCGCTGATCGATCGCACGATCTACGAGAGCTACTTCCCGGGCTCGACGTTCAAGCCGATCACCGCGCTCGCCGCGCTCCAGGATCAGCTCGTCGATCCCGCGGCGCGCGTCGAGTGCTTCGGCGCGTACACGCTCGGCCGCACGCGCTTCCGGTGCACCGCGCAGCACGGCGAGATGGACATGCGCGAGGCGATGGTCCACTCGTGCAACGTCTACTTCTACGTGCTCGCGCAGCAGGTCGGCCTCGATCGTCTCGCGCGCGTCGCGCAGGACTTCGGGCTCGGCCGCCGCAGCGGCGTCGGAATCAACACGGAAGCGTCGGGCTTCATCCCGACGCGCGAGTGGTACGAGCGCGGCGATCAGCACTGGCGCGCCGGCTACGCGCTGAACACCGCGATCGGTCAGGGCGACACCCGCGTGACGCTGCTGCAGCTCGCGATGTCGTACGCGGCCATCGCGAACGGCGGGACGCTGTACGTGCCGCAGCTCGTGGAGACCGTGAGCTCGCCCGACGGATCGATCGTCGAGGAGTTCCAGCCGCGCGTGCGGCGTCGCGTGCACGTCGATCGCGATCACCTCGAGTACGTCGTCGACTCGCTCTACGGCGCGGTCAACGACCAGGGCGGCACCGCGTACGACGCGCGCATCGACGGCGGCATCATCGTGGCGGGCAAGACCGGCACCGCGCAGGTCAGCGAGCGCGCGCGCCACGACATCGATCCCGATCGCGCGTGGTACCTCAACCGGCCGCACGCGTGGTTCGCGGGGTTCGCGCCCGCGGATCACCCGGAGGTCGCGATCGTGGTGCTCGTCGAGCACGGCGGCGCGGGTGGTCGACAGGCCGCGCCGATCGCGATCCGCATCCTGCAGGAGTACCTCGGCGGTCGAGAGCAGACCGTCACCGCGAGCGTGGGAGTGCCCGCGGTCGGAGCGCGATAGATGGCGACGCTGGGCAAGGGCTTCCGTGATCAGTTCGACTGGCCGCTCTTCGTCGCGGTCGCCGCGTTGTCGGTGATCGGTGTCACGAACCTCTACTCCGCGACCAGCGCGGCGCGCGCCGCGCTCTCCGAGCTCTACATCCAGCAGATCTACTGGCTCACGCTGGGCGCCGGCGTCGCGGTGCTGATCGTCGCGATCGACTATCGCCACTTCGAGCGCTTCGCGTGGTTCGCGTACGGCGCGGGGATCGTGCTGTTGATCCTCGTCTTCCTGCTCGCGCCAGAAGTGCGCGGCTCGCAGCGATGGATCCGCATCGGCGCGTTCTCGCTCCAGCCGAGCGAGCTGATGAAGATGTTCCTGATCGTCGCGCTCGCGAAGTACCTGCACAACGATCCGAAGACCGAGGGACGCACGCTCAAGGATCTCGTGATCCCCGGGATCATCCTCGGCGTGCCGATGCTGTTGATCCTGCGTCAGCCCGATCTCGGCACCGCGCTCATGTGCGCGTTCATCTTCACGAGCATCATGATGCTCACGAACCTGAAGCTGCGTTCGCTCTTCACGCTCGTGATGGCGTTCGTGGTGAGCGCGCCGCTGATCTGGCTCGTGGGGCTCGAGGAGTACCAGCGCGGTCGCTTCCTCTCGTACTTCGACATGATGTTCGGCGAGAACCCCGACATCCTCGGCGACGGCTGGCACACGTACCAGTCGATGGTCGCGATCGGCAGCGGTGGCTTCTGGGGCAAGGGGTTCATGCAGGGCACGCAGAACCAGCATCACTTCCTGCCCGACCAGCACTCCGACTTCCCGTTCTCGGTGTGGGCCGAGGAGCACGGCTTCCTCGGCGTGATGCTGCTCTTCGGGCTCTACGTGTTCCTGATCCTCTGGGGCCTGAAGGTCGCGAGCACGGCGAAGGATCGCTTCGGCGCGGTCATCGCGGTCGGCGTGAGCGCGTTCTTCTTCTGGCACACCGTGATCAACCTCGGGATGGTGTGCGGGCTCTTGCCGGTCGTCGGGATCACGCTGCCGCTCTTCTCGTATGGCGGCTCGAGCGTGCTCGTCAGCATGGTGGGGATCGGGCTGCTGATGAACGTGTCGATCCGGCGGTTCAGCTTCTAGGCAGCGCTTCGGTGGAAGGCGCGGGGTGGTGGCTCCGCCGCCCTGAGTGCTCCCGGGCTGCCGCTCGATGAGGGCGTGAGCGTCGGGACGCGGTGGTCGCATCGCGGCGCGCGCTTCGCGCTCTGCCGCGATGCTTCGATCAGCATGTGGTCGGAGTCTGCGAGCCCCCGTCGCACGAGGGCGTCGGAACCACCACCCCGCGCCCGATACCGCGGTTCTGCCGCCTCGATGGGTGGGGATGGAGTGGCTCGCGACTGGTCCGCGCTCGGCCGCGGCGCAGTCGCTCGCGGTTCGGGCTCTGCTTCGCACTCGCCCCGTGTGGCGTGATATTGGTCTCTGCCGAACATGAACGTGCTCGTTGGCAGAACCCCGCTGCGCGACGCGGTCGCGGTCTTGACGCTGCTCGTCGTCGGTGCGTGCAACGAGCGCCACGCGGACTGCGGGGAGCTCGGGCGGCAATGCCTGCGCGGCGAGCTCATGGTCGATCGCTACGTGTGCTGGGACGGAGAGCGTGAGATGGAGTGGTTCTGCGATGCGCCACGCGACGGCGGCGTCTCGTCGCATGATGCGGGCGTTGACGCAGCGGTCGACTCGTTCGACTCCGGTCCGAGCGTCGATGCCGCGCCGACATTGGATTCGGGCGTCGAGGACTCCGGTGCTCCCGACTCGGGCATCCCGACCGACTCCGGCGCTCCGTCGGACTCGAGCGTTCCGGTCGACTCGAGCACGAGCGTCGACTCCGGTCCTCCCGACTCCGGTCCTCCCGACTCCGGTCCTCCCGACTCCGGTCCTCCTGCCGAGATGCGGTATTGCGTCGACATCGACGTGTCGAATACGTGCGTGATGTCGGTCTCGCCGCGCGAGATCACGATTCCCGCCGGACAGACTGCGTACTTCTGCTGGCGCAATCGCTCGCGCGACTACGAGATCGACGTGTGGCTCTCCTATGGCGGCGGCTACACCGAGCTCGCGCCCGGCGCGACGTGGAACGAGCCCATCGGGCACTGCCTCGGGCCGAATCCGCACGACGAGTACGCAGACATCGACACCGCCTGCTCGTCGCACCGCTTCCTGATCCACTGCCTCTGACGCTCCCGCCCTCGCGCGACAACTGGCATCCTCCGCGCACGGAGGTGTCGATGGCGCGGAGATCGGTCCTGGGCATCACGGTGTGCGCGGCGCTCGTCGCGGCAGGCTGCGGCGACGACGCCGTCCCCGCCGCCCCCGACGCGCACGTCGTGGAGCACGACGCGCACGTCGCGGAGCCGGACGCGAGCACGCCATGTCCGCCTGGCACCGTGCGCGGCGCGAGCGCTTGCGAGCCGTGCGGACCGGGCGAGCACTGCCCCGGCGGCGATGCGCCGGCCGAGCCCTGCGTCGACGCGTGGGACCACGACGAAGACGCGTCGACCGCGTGCGTCGCGTGGATCGACTGCGCCCCCGGCGAGCACGTCGGGAGCGTGGGCACCGCGACGTCCGACCGCGCGTGCGCCACGTGCGCCGAAGCGACGTTCAGCACGTCGGCGAACGCGCCGTCGTGCACGCCGTGGACGACGTGCGCCGAGGGCATGGTCGAAGTGACGCCGGGCTCGAGCACCCGCGATCGCACGTGCGCGGTGGGCGAGTGGACGCGGCAGCTCGGCTCGACCGCGGGCGATCTGGTCGGCGGCGTCGCGGTCGACGCCGGCGGGAACGTCTACGTCGCGGGCTCCACGTACGGCGCGCTGCCCGAGCAGACGAGCGCGGGCGGCACCGACGCGTTCCTCGTGCGCTACGACGCGTCGGGAGCGCACGCGTGGACGCGGCAGCTCGGGACGAGCTCCGGCGACCTCGCCGACGACGTCGCCGTCGACGCGGCCGGCGACGTCTACGTCGCGGGCACGACCCCCGGCGCGCTGCACGGGCAGACCAGCGCGGGCGGCACCGACGCGTTCGTCGTTCGCTACGACGCATCGGGGACCGCGGTCTGGACCCGGCAGCTCGGAGCCGTCGCGGGCAACGAGCACGGCCACGCGGTCGCGGTCGACGCGAGTGGCAACGTGTTCCTCGCGGGCGTCACGTCCGGCACGTTCCCCGGAGAGACGCGCGGCGGGAGCAGCGACGCGTTCGTCGCGAGCTACGACGCGTCGGGCACGCTGCGCTGGACGCGCCAGCTGGGCTCCACGGGCAACGAGCAAGCGCTCGGCGTCGCCGTCGACGCGAGCGGGAACGCGTACGTCGTGGGCCACACGGACGGGACGCTCCCGGGCCAGACCCGCGCCGGCGACAACGACCTGTTCGTCGCGCGCTACGACGCGTCGGGCACGCTCGCGTGGACTCGGCAGCTCGGCTCGACCGACGGCGACTCGGCGCGCGACGTCGCGGTCGACGCCACCGGCCACGC includes:
- a CDS encoding SBBP repeat-containing protein: MARRSVLGITVCAALVAAGCGDDAVPAAPDAHVVEHDAHVAEPDASTPCPPGTVRGASACEPCGPGEHCPGGDAPAEPCVDAWDHDEDASTACVAWIDCAPGEHVGSVGTATSDRACATCAEATFSTSANAPSCTPWTTCAEGMVEVTPGSSTRDRTCAVGEWTRQLGSTAGDLVGGVAVDAGGNVYVAGSTYGALPEQTSAGGTDAFLVRYDASGAHAWTRQLGTSSGDLADDVAVDAAGDVYVAGTTPGALHGQTSAGGTDAFVVRYDASGTAVWTRQLGAVAGNEHGHAVAVDASGNVFLAGVTSGTFPGETRGGSSDAFVASYDASGTLRWTRQLGSTGNEQALGVAVDASGNAYVVGHTDGTLPGQTRAGDNDLFVARYDASGTLAWTRQLGSTDGDSARDVAVDATGHAYVTGYTLGALPEQTSVGGADAFLLRFDASGTLVWTRQLGSTGYDVAQAVAVDAHGNAYVVGETLGVFPGQTNAGNSDAFVAHHDASGALLRSQQLGTTGPDYAHGVAVGSDGGVHVAGDTGGTFPDQTNAGGTDLFVARILP
- the mrdA gene encoding penicillin-binding protein 2; translation: MNLLSVRREVGEFRKRYKWMALFVICAFTFLLGRAFQLQVVEHDHYGAIARENITKTLTLPATRGVIRDRTGRIVVTNRPAYDVYVTPRLLREGDVERIVELMGLTGEERAEFERRLGNVPEHRLAHQIRFFTDVRRDQLASLETHELDLPAIDVVVSPLRTYPYEHLGAHAIGYLNELTAEELDELRPAGYRLGDRIGRSGVERAWESFLRGRRGYRRVPVDARGRIMEGVAIEDGRPTRVDPVPGRDMTLTLDMDLMRIAERAFRGHPSGAVVVVDVNTGAVRALFSKPSYDLNELTSGMSRDRYAEMRDPRSFRPLIDRTIYESYFPGSTFKPITALAALQDQLVDPAARVECFGAYTLGRTRFRCTAQHGEMDMREAMVHSCNVYFYVLAQQVGLDRLARVAQDFGLGRRSGVGINTEASGFIPTREWYERGDQHWRAGYALNTAIGQGDTRVTLLQLAMSYAAIANGGTLYVPQLVETVSSPDGSIVEEFQPRVRRRVHVDRDHLEYVVDSLYGAVNDQGGTAYDARIDGGIIVAGKTGTAQVSERARHDIDPDRAWYLNRPHAWFAGFAPADHPEVAIVVLVEHGGAGGRQAAPIAIRILQEYLGGREQTVTASVGVPAVGAR
- the rodA gene encoding rod shape-determining protein RodA; this encodes MATLGKGFRDQFDWPLFVAVAALSVIGVTNLYSATSAARAALSELYIQQIYWLTLGAGVAVLIVAIDYRHFERFAWFAYGAGIVLLILVFLLAPEVRGSQRWIRIGAFSLQPSELMKMFLIVALAKYLHNDPKTEGRTLKDLVIPGIILGVPMLLILRQPDLGTALMCAFIFTSIMMLTNLKLRSLFTLVMAFVVSAPLIWLVGLEEYQRGRFLSYFDMMFGENPDILGDGWHTYQSMVAIGSGGFWGKGFMQGTQNQHHFLPDQHSDFPFSVWAEEHGFLGVMLLFGLYVFLILWGLKVASTAKDRFGAVIAVGVSAFFFWHTVINLGMVCGLLPVVGITLPLFSYGGSSVLVSMVGIGLLMNVSIRRFSF
- the mreD gene encoding rod shape-determining protein MreD, producing the protein MRFFANGAILAFGFVLLALQASLAARVSLHPFTPNLVLPMVIFLGVQPDVGLLRGASLSFILGYLLDAFCGSPLGLSTFVLVATFMVARGAGIRLFLRGSLFQIALVFVASILAGGTILALRAIFSPPDPFPLDMPASGLAGDLVALFTSSAGDDAPRVGSVVGTITTMLGSALATAVVAPAIFATMRRLDALETRRRDAAEGAPAE
- a CDS encoding IgGFc-binding protein; protein product: MRRLACLLLSLATSACVVDDGPLLPSRDAGTDAPQPDTGPGDAGFACEPDAPGCFGYVHYVCGADGHSRTDEELCEGGCDPATGCIECVPGSFRCDGDVSMRCDEEHRWLPVRDCSEWDVACGGSGLCDDACGLAEAVRSNVGCEYWAVPLANTLELDRDVFDFRVVVANPSAAPADVTITRGARLIARERVAPGGLTEIPLPWVDGVSFPIEPNDWESVTTADGAYRVMSSRPVIVSQFNPFHYARLTRNSFSNDASLLLPSHVLGRDHVAASYVPISTVGTNFDGERVYHRAPGYVALVGTSSEPTNVEIVVGAHVAADSGGRWPETPRGGTIRFTLARGEVAQVAAAVPPDCGPERPVFSNASPEPEIVAGACREDEYDLTGSRVTSDRPISVFGGHVCAFVPFDVGMCDHLETTLAPVETWGRSYQTMPMRDPDTDVPNTLRIIAAHDGTEITIAPDVRLEDASLDAGEWIEVTFDHPVSITASLPIQVVQLSVGQMITDPPLERGDPSMTHLVPTEQFRRDYVFVTPSSYTPVVNGQSYLVISREPNEPITLDGRALEATWTTVGEREIATVPVPGGTHEVRAATPVGVMVYGLGLYTSYAYPAGLDLRVIPI
- the mreC gene encoding rod shape-determining protein MreC yields the protein MNQIKRVRDGIISFVLLALPFFVLSAHLRDPARINSVDEWILGGTSNFQSVAATAARWTSDVFEDYVYLVEVREENDRLRAQVARLEEERQRLASQGIENRRLRSLLQLRERLGGEVLAAQVIGKDVSPFFRVTRIEIDRGERDHVRPGMPVVAAQGLVGQVRRTFGRYCDVLLVVDRTSAVDVTVQRTGARGMLRGTGESERYMARIQYLGREDAVRVGDLVHTSGLGQRFPASILVGRVTRIVRQEFGLWQEVEVTPAVDFSSLEEVLVLTEGSREQSLAPAQGEDERDARARAAEL